A region from the Gemmatimonadota bacterium genome encodes:
- a CDS encoding cyanophycinase, translating to MPSPVAPEGSRGYIIPIGGRIGDSDILGRFVALCGGRDARIAIVPTASADSNTGREYEATFKKLGAREAKALNIERRSDCDDSDYLAVIDAADGVFLTGGSQLKLSTTLGGTPIATHIRRRNAAGQHVAGTSAGAAFLSEHMIGFGEEGPTPRVGMVTLAPGLGLTNRVVIDQHFRQRDRLGRLLMALALNPFAIGLGLDEDTAAFIGPDNVVDIHGSGAITCIDPSKVEFSAADHTDRGQPVSLLGVRLHILTHGAAFNLHTREAMAPGARAG from the coding sequence ATGCCCTCTCCCGTCGCCCCTGAAGGATCCCGCGGCTACATCATCCCCATCGGGGGACGCATTGGGGATTCCGACATCCTCGGTCGTTTTGTCGCCCTCTGCGGTGGCCGGGACGCGCGGATCGCCATCGTCCCCACCGCCTCGGCCGACAGCAACACCGGCAGGGAGTACGAGGCCACCTTCAAGAAGTTGGGTGCACGCGAGGCCAAGGCCCTCAACATCGAGCGCCGCTCCGACTGCGACGACAGCGACTACCTCGCCGTGATCGACGCCGCCGACGGCGTCTTCCTCACCGGCGGCTCCCAGCTCAAGCTCAGCACCACGCTCGGCGGGACGCCGATCGCCACCCACATCCGCCGCCGCAACGCCGCGGGACAGCATGTGGCGGGCACCTCGGCCGGGGCTGCCTTCCTCTCCGAGCACATGATCGGGTTCGGCGAGGAAGGCCCCACCCCGCGCGTCGGCATGGTGACCCTGGCCCCCGGGCTGGGGCTGACCAATCGCGTCGTCATCGACCAGCACTTCCGTCAACGCGACCGATTGGGCCGCCTGTTGATGGCACTCGCGCTCAACCCGTTCGCCATCGGGTTGGGGCTGGACGAGGACACCGCCGCGTTCATTGGCCCGGATAACGTCGTGGACATCCATGGGTCCGGTGCGATCACCTGCATCGATCCGTCCAAGGTCGAGTTCTCCGCGGCCGATCACACAGACCGCGGGCAGCCCGTGTCGCTGTTGGGGGTGCGGCTGCACATCCTGACGCACGGCGCCGCCTTCAACCTGCACACGCGCGAAGCGATGGCCCCCGGAGCGCGCGCGGGGTAG